One segment of Chelonia mydas isolate rCheMyd1 chromosome 13, rCheMyd1.pri.v2, whole genome shotgun sequence DNA contains the following:
- the GDF5 gene encoding growth/differentiation factor 5, translating into MKILHFLTLLLWHLTWFYLVLVSVVLSNSEAGQSNPGSKLGLLKAEGKETNPSPRAGTFRTGNHGYSTGTLKARAKSNTVQAGALLAKNNESKKSLSREGTTDTKVGQSPNRQSGVRTVTPKVQNLGSKASLRKTGTGNTDASSYKTKKTKEPVTQREPKETFKHPPITPHEYMLSLYRTLSDAERKGINGSVKLETGLANTITSFIDKGQDDRAPAIRKQKYIFDISALEKDGLLGAELRILRKKPSETWKPHSLGKTSQVKLFSCPTNRQAATLLDSRTVSTADTPKWEVFDIWKLFRNFKNSVNLCFELEAFDRGRAIDLRSMGLNRTGRQVNEKALFLVFGRTKKRDLFFNEIKARSGQDDKTVYEYLFNQRRKRRAPLATRQGKRPNKNLKARCSKKALHVNFKDMGWDDWIIAPLEYEAYHCEGLCEFPLRSHLEPTNHAVIQTLMNSMDPESTPPTCCVPTRLSPISILFIDSANNVVYKQYEDMVVESCGCR; encoded by the exons ATGAAAATCTTGCACTTTCTCACTTTATTGCTTTGGCACTTGACTTGGTTTTACCTGGTTTTAGTTTCTGTAGTGTTGAGTAATTCCGAAGCAGGTCAGAGTAATCCAGGATCCAAGTTAGGATTGttaaaagcagaaggaaaagagaCAAATCCCTCGCCAAGGGCAGGTACCTTTAGGACTGGAAACCATGGATATAGTACTGGGACCTTAAAGGCTAGAGCTAAAAGCAATACTGTTCAAGCTGGAGCTCTCTTGGCAAAGAATAATGAATCAAAGAAGAGTCTCTCTAGAGAAGGGACCACAGACACAAAGGTAGGGCAGTCCCCAAACAGACAATCTGGAGTAAGGACAGTGACCCCAAAGGTGCAGAACCTTGGCAGCAAAGCCTCGCTCAGAAAAACTGGCACAGGCAATACTGATGCCAGTTCTTACAAAACCAAAAAGACTAAAGAGCCTGTAACACAAAGGGAACCTAAAGAGACTTTCAAACATCCCCCTATAACGCCACATGAATACATGCTCTCCCTCTACAGGACTCTCTCGGATGCAGAAAGAAAAGGCATTAATGGAAGTGTAAAACTGGAGACTGGACTTGCCAATACAATAACAAGCTTTATAGATAAAGGACAAG atgaCCGAGCTCCAGccataagaaaacaaaaatatatttttgacatCAGTGCATTAGAAAAAGATGGTTTGTTGGGGGCAGAGCTGCGGATATTAAGGAAAAAGCCCTCTGAGACCTGGAAGCCTCATTCTCTTGGGAAAACTTCCCAAGTGAAATTGTTCAGTTGCCCCACAAACAGACAAGCAGCAACTCTCCTGGACTCTCGCACTGTCAGCACTGCAGATACACCAAAATGGGAAGTATTTGACATTTGGAAACTTTTTAGGAATTTTAAAAACTCAGTTAACTTGTGTTTCGAACTCGAAGCTTTTGATAGGGGGAGAGCTATTGATCTGAGGAGTATGGGATTAAATAGAACAGGGAGGCAGGTCAATGAAAAGGCTCTCTTCTTGGTATTTGGGAGGACAAAAAAAAGGGACctgttttttaatgaaatcaaGGCGAGATCAGGCCAAGATGACAAAACTGTTTATGAATACTTGTTCAATCAGCGGAGGAAGAGAAGAGCTCCTCTAGCAACGAGGCAAGGGAAGAGGCCCAACAAGAACCTGAAGGCAAGGTGTAGTAAAAAAGCTCTCCATGTGAATTTTAAGGACATGGGCTGGGACGACTGGATAATAGCCCCTCTGGAATATGAAGCTTATCACTGTGAAGGGCTTTGTGAATTTCCTCTTCGATCTCATTTGGAACCCACCAATCACGCAGTTATCCAAACGCTAATGAACTCAATGGACCCAGAATCTACTCCTCCGACTTGCTGTGTTCCGACCAGACTGAGTCCGATTAGCATTCTCTTTATAGACTCTGCAAATAACGTGGTCTACAAACAATATGAAGACATGGTAGTGGAGTCATGTGGTTGTAGGTAG